The Anopheles coluzzii chromosome 2, AcolN3, whole genome shotgun sequence genome window below encodes:
- the LOC120947912 gene encoding calcium-binding mitochondrial carrier protein SCaMC-2 isoform X3 codes for MAFEQNTLQVSGDGLDDFILVFKELLSRYLDIGEDLNVPDDFTQSEMQTGMWWRHLAAGGIAGAVSRTCTAPLDRLKVFLQVQASKQRISDCLQYMLKEGGVRSLWRGNFINVLKIAPESAIKFAAYEQVKRLIRGNDKRQMTIYERFVAGACAGGVSQTAIYPMEVLKTRLALRKTGEYSSILDAASKIYRREGLRSFYRGYIPNMLGIIPYAGIDLAVYETLKKKYLSHHETEQPSFWLLLACGSASSTLGQVCSYPLALVRTRLQAQAVTIGPNPDGSVAVEPNMTNVFKRIIQTEGPVGLYRGITPNFIKVLPAVSISYVVYEYTSRALGVNMT; via the exons atggcATTCGAACAGAACACACTGCAAGTCAGCGGCGATGGGCTGGACGACTTCATTCTAGTCTTCAAGGAGCTGCTGTCACGG tacttGGATATCGGTGAGGATCTAAACGTACCTGATGACTTCACACAGAGCGAAATGCAAACCGGTAtgtggtggcgccatctggcGGCCGGTGGAATTGCCGGTGCAGTGTCGCGGACGTGCACGGCCCCGCTGGATCGGCTGAAAGTGTTCCTGCAG GTTCAAGCATCTAAACAGAGAATCTCAGATTGCCTTCAGTACATGCTGAAGGAGGGCGGCGTGCGGAGCCTGTGGCGCGGCAACTTTATCAACGTGCTGAAGATCGCCCCGGAGAGTGCGATCAAGTTTGCCGCGTACGAGCAGGTGAAGCGGCTGATCCGCGGCAACGACAAGCGCCAGATGACGATCTACGAGCGGTTCGTGGCGGGCGCGTGTGCGGGCGGCGTCAGCCAGACGGCAATCTACCCGATGGAAGTATTAAAGACGCGGCTCGCGCTGCGCAAGACCGGCGAGTACAGCAGCATACTGGACGCGGCGTCCAAGATCTATCGGCGCGAGGGCCTGCGCTCCTTCTACCGCGGCTACATTCCAAACATGCTCGGCATCATCCCGTACGCCGGCATCGATCTGGCGGTGTACGAAACGCTGAAGAAGAAGTACCTTAGCCACCACGAGACGGAGCAGCCGAGCttctggctgctgctggcgtgcGGCAGCGCCTCGAGCACGCTCGGCCAGGTGTGCTCGTACCCGTTGGCGTTGGTGCGGACGCGACTACAAGCGCAAG CGGTCACAATCGGTCCCAATCCGGACGGCAGCGTAGCGGTCGAGCCGAACATGACGAACGTGTTCAAGCGAATAATACAGACGGAGGGCCCGGTCGGTCTGTACCGGGGCATTACGCCGAACTTCATCAAAGTATTACCGGCCGTCTCGATCAGCTACGTCGTGTACGAGTATACGAGCCGTGCCCTCGGCGTCAACATGACGTGA
- the LOC120947912 gene encoding calcium-binding mitochondrial carrier protein SCaMC-2 isoform X4 codes for MDTLDSDFYVELVIKYLDIGEDLNVPDDFTQSEMQTGMWWRHLAAGGIAGAVSRTCTAPLDRLKVFLQVQASKQRISDCLQYMLKEGGVRSLWRGNFINVLKIAPESAIKFAAYEQVKRLIRGNDKRQMTIYERFVAGACAGGVSQTAIYPMEVLKTRLALRKTGEYSSILDAASKIYRREGLRSFYRGYIPNMLGIIPYAGIDLAVYETLKKKYLSHHETEQPSFWLLLACGSASSTLGQVCSYPLALVRTRLQAQAVTIGPNPDGSVAVEPNMTNVFKRIIQTEGPVGLYRGITPNFIKVLPAVSISYVVYEYTSRALGVNMT; via the exons ATGGATACACTGGACAGTGATTTCTATGTCGAGCTAGTGATCAAG tacttGGATATCGGTGAGGATCTAAACGTACCTGATGACTTCACACAGAGCGAAATGCAAACCGGTAtgtggtggcgccatctggcGGCCGGTGGAATTGCCGGTGCAGTGTCGCGGACGTGCACGGCCCCGCTGGATCGGCTGAAAGTGTTCCTGCAG GTTCAAGCATCTAAACAGAGAATCTCAGATTGCCTTCAGTACATGCTGAAGGAGGGCGGCGTGCGGAGCCTGTGGCGCGGCAACTTTATCAACGTGCTGAAGATCGCCCCGGAGAGTGCGATCAAGTTTGCCGCGTACGAGCAGGTGAAGCGGCTGATCCGCGGCAACGACAAGCGCCAGATGACGATCTACGAGCGGTTCGTGGCGGGCGCGTGTGCGGGCGGCGTCAGCCAGACGGCAATCTACCCGATGGAAGTATTAAAGACGCGGCTCGCGCTGCGCAAGACCGGCGAGTACAGCAGCATACTGGACGCGGCGTCCAAGATCTATCGGCGCGAGGGCCTGCGCTCCTTCTACCGCGGCTACATTCCAAACATGCTCGGCATCATCCCGTACGCCGGCATCGATCTGGCGGTGTACGAAACGCTGAAGAAGAAGTACCTTAGCCACCACGAGACGGAGCAGCCGAGCttctggctgctgctggcgtgcGGCAGCGCCTCGAGCACGCTCGGCCAGGTGTGCTCGTACCCGTTGGCGTTGGTGCGGACGCGACTACAAGCGCAAG CGGTCACAATCGGTCCCAATCCGGACGGCAGCGTAGCGGTCGAGCCGAACATGACGAACGTGTTCAAGCGAATAATACAGACGGAGGGCCCGGTCGGTCTGTACCGGGGCATTACGCCGAACTTCATCAAAGTATTACCGGCCGTCTCGATCAGCTACGTCGTGTACGAGTATACGAGCCGTGCCCTCGGCGTCAACATGACGTGA